The region GGCCAAAAAGTTCAACGCAGAGAGCGCTGTAAAGGTCAAATTTGCCGATGTAGCGGGtcttgaagaagccaagacgGAAATCATGGAGTTTGTCAGCTTCCTCAAGCAGCCCGAGAAGTTTGAGAAGCTTGGTGCCAAGATCCCCCGAGGTGCTATTCTTGCTGGACCACCCGGTACCGGTAAGACCCTTCTTGCCAAGGCGACTGCTGGTGAATCTGGCGTTCCCTTCTTCAGCGTGAGCGGTTCCGAATTTGTCGAAATGTTTGTCGGTGTTGGTCCTTCACGAGTACGAGACTTGTTTGCCGAGGGTCGCAAGAATGCGCcttgcatcatcttcattgaCGAAATCGACGCCATTGGCCGCGCAAGAATGGAAAGCGGACGTGGATTTGGTGGCAATGACGAACGAGAAGCTACTCTCAATCAGATTCTGACGGAAATGGACGGCTTTAACACTCGCGAACAAGTCGTGGTCTTGGCTGGTACTAATCGCGCAGACATCTTGGACAAGGCTCTCATGCGACCTGGACGATTTGACAGACACATCTTTATTGACCGGCCGACCATGAACGGGCGCAAAGAAATCTTCAAGGTATATCTCAAGAAGATTGTCACGAATGAGGACCAAGAGTTCCTCGTTGGCAGACTCGCTACACTTACTCCTGGCTTCTCTGGTGCCGACATTtccaatgtcgtcaacgagGCAGCACTGATCGGTAtgtatttcttttctctcaGCTGTGTCAGCTACAAGGGCTAACTAACAAATACTACAGCTGCCCGAGGCAATGCCGAAGAAGTCAAGATGGAACACTTTGAGCGAGCTATTGAGCGTGTCATTGGCGGCTTGGAACGCAAGTCTCTTGTGCTGCGGcccgaggagaagaagacggtgGCTTATCACGAGGCTGGCCATGCCATCTGCGGCTGGTTCCTTCGCCATGCGGATCCTCTCTTGAAGGTGTCCATTATTCCCCGTGGACAAGGCGCTCTCGGTTACGCACAGTACCTGCCCCAGGATGCCTATCTGATGAACACAAACCAGCTGATGGATCGCATGGCGATGACAATGGGTGGACGTGTATCTGAGGAACTTCACTTCCCGACAGTGACAACTGGCGCAAGTGATGATTTCAAGAAGGTGTCACAGATGGCGCGAAACATGGTGACCCAATGGGGCATGTCGGACAAGGTTGGACCGGTGTTCTTCGAGAACGACCCGAATCGCATGCAGAAACCATTTGCCGAAGCCACGGCTCAACAAATCGACCAGGAGGTTCACCGAATTGTCGACGAGGCCTATCAACGGTGCAAAGACCTCTTactggagaagaagcatgAGGTTGGGCTCATCGCTCAAGAGCTACTGAAGAAGGAGGTGCTGGTGCGAGACGACATGGTGCGCATCTTGGGCAAGAGACCGTTCGACGACAACAACGAGGAATTTGAGAAGTACTTTGGAGGtggcaaaggcgagagcgcacCGCCGCCATTCCCTACCGAAACCGACACACCACGGGACGAGCCTCCTGCTCCAGCGCCAGCTTTCAACCAGCATCCCGATGGATCAAGATGAACTGGGCTCCGAAGCAAAAGTCGACGACGATTgccaaagacaagacagGAGTGGCCGCACAGCAGCCGATAGCATGCATTATGCTGGGAACTTGATATGGCCAGCGTATTGGCCAGCATGCGTGGCTCGGAGGTGTGACTGGGTTTCAGAAGTTGGGCCATCGAGCGGTAGAGCTTGAACGAGCTCGAATCATAATTTTCTCTCAACTCTATCTATAAGGCAGGCCCACCCGACCTGTGTATATCAGCATTATTGCCCCTTTTGGGCGGGCGCTCATGGGGCAAGGGAAAACTCGTTTTATTATGTATTACTTTATGTATGTACTCTAGGGGGTAGAATAGAAGTGCCGAGACGTGAATGGATAGTGTATGGATGATTGTGTGTACAGTGATTGACGGTGTTTCTCATATTGTGGTGATTATAATCTGTCTGGGTAGTTATTgagtacctacctaggtaggtaggtatatCTTGATGGCGAGCCCAATGTCAAAGACGCCGTGTCATGTCAAAACCAGCATTGCGACAATGACATGAATGCCGTTTATGAATGCTGCACGCTGATTGGCCCAGAAAGTTCTCGGTCGACGGACACAACGCCATGGCTGTGGGATGTCTGGGCCAATAATCCCTGTCGATGggaagttgatgatgcaagTGTCAAGATCAACTGCCGCTTGGGTTGTCCGCAGTTGAAATTGTCTGGTGTAAATACAAGGTGACTTTGAAATCTCCGGCTGTGATGGATGAATATGGGCCGTGAGTGCGGGTTGTGATTTCGGTAAAGTAGGAAGTTAAGACATCACGCCGTACATCTGTACTCGGCATCATTGAATACGATCTGTGAAAGCGCACCAGTAAGACGAGGTAATCAATCTACTTAAGCACATTTACGGAGTGCTCCGTACGGAGCAAAG is a window of Pochonia chlamydosporia 170 chromosome 5, whole genome shotgun sequence DNA encoding:
- a CDS encoding ATP-dependent metallopeptidase HflB (similar to Coccidioides immitis RS XP_001248025.1); amino-acid sequence: MSRYLRQSSQLARLARLSQQSSVQRSLRLPAVSRSLPSRSLPAPYGISVRYYSSSKPPQPDDESKPKSENKPETPKNQNESETKPGEEKGADSAKLAPLPEGWIRLSKDEIAQLDAFQKVLPEAQRATLKDILRGLQQTGAPAEVRDLLAKMRKGPGNLSILDKGRLMRCVFMMAERLAEWEVEEQRKGNRMFDQNQRPDQDQNEAETGKSEPEFETRDKKSGESGSNQQGPGGPKKPERNGWMDALQTGLVLGITLWAVDSLSKPFSEKEITWQEMRRAFLDKGLVQKMVVVNGSQVRVELHPDAPQGDAGANGKRTYVFTIGSVESFEKKLEEAQDQLGIPASERIPVSYEAGGSTIGNLVLAFGPTLLFIGLILWTQRSMSGRAGGGGMFNFGKSKAKKFNAESAVKVKFADVAGLEEAKTEIMEFVSFLKQPEKFEKLGAKIPRGAILAGPPGTGKTLLAKATAGESGVPFFSVSGSEFVEMFVGVGPSRVRDLFAEGRKNAPCIIFIDEIDAIGRARMESGRGFGGNDEREATLNQILTEMDGFNTREQVVVLAGTNRADILDKALMRPGRFDRHIFIDRPTMNGRKEIFKVYLKKIVTNEDQEFLVGRLATLTPGFSGADISNVVNEAALIAARGNAEEVKMEHFERAIERVIGGLERKSLVLRPEEKKTVAYHEAGHAICGWFLRHADPLLKVSIIPRGQGALGYAQYLPQDAYLMNTNQLMDRMAMTMGGRVSEELHFPTVTTGASDDFKKVSQMARNMVTQWGMSDKVGPVFFENDPNRMQKPFAEATAQQIDQEVHRIVDEAYQRCKDLLLEKKHEVGLIAQELLKKEVLVRDDMVRILGKRPFDDNNEEFEKYFGGGKGESAPPPFPTETDTPRDEPPAPAPAFNQHPDGSR